From Paraburkholderia sabiae, a single genomic window includes:
- a CDS encoding MarR family winged helix-turn-helix transcriptional regulator, which translates to MKASDKAGLEQFLTYRLHVLNKLSERGISERYMAKLDVTLPEARVIASVGSFGPFSIMDLARHANLDKSQASRAAEALIRQGLVQREASAEDGRVVLVSLTTEGRALYRKVMPIARKWNIDLFDCLDDREKVALSEALDKVIENAIARNAA; encoded by the coding sequence ATGAAGGCCTCCGACAAAGCCGGACTCGAACAGTTTCTGACGTATCGTCTGCACGTGCTGAATAAACTTTCCGAGCGGGGCATCAGCGAACGGTATATGGCCAAGCTCGACGTGACGCTGCCTGAGGCGCGCGTGATTGCATCGGTCGGATCGTTCGGGCCGTTCTCGATCATGGATCTCGCGCGCCACGCGAACCTCGACAAGAGTCAGGCGAGCCGCGCAGCCGAGGCGTTGATCAGACAAGGCCTCGTGCAACGCGAAGCGAGCGCGGAAGACGGCCGCGTGGTGCTCGTATCGCTGACCACGGAAGGCCGGGCGCTCTATCGCAAAGTGATGCCCATCGCGCGCAAGTGGAACATCGATCTGTTCGATTGCCTCGATGATCGCGAGAAGGTCGCGCTCAGCGAAGCACTCGACAAAGTGATCGAAAACGCCATCGCGCGTAACGCAGCGTAG